One Nitrospirota bacterium genomic window carries:
- a CDS encoding MoxR family ATPase — translation MSFPYYNGNGQKRSEPYGGLPKPLKLTEFPDPENYLPDEKLKDACNAALLLGQPLLITGEPGTGKTMFAYSLAAELGFDEPLKFETKSTSVAKDLFYSYDTLRRFHDSRSNDKNVESVKYISFNALGEAILRTREKDYVQKYIPDYSQDKASRSVVLIDEVDKASRDFPNDILNELEHMYFKIPELENCKIEADHKHHPIVIITSNTEKDLPNAFLRRCVYYNIPFPKSDVLSDIISLRLGHRVNTKDEFFRIALSVFNKLREDRNIHKKPSTAELLGWIVALREIIGNGKNTSITKEIVLKTIGIVVKTENDQKRAEEVIKAGFERKESWLIQQQEK, via the coding sequence ATGAGTTTTCCTTATTACAATGGCAACGGGCAAAAAAGAAGTGAACCTTATGGAGGGCTGCCAAAACCGCTGAAGCTTACAGAATTTCCGGATCCGGAAAATTATTTACCCGATGAGAAACTTAAAGACGCTTGCAATGCTGCTTTACTGCTTGGGCAGCCGCTTCTAATTACAGGTGAGCCGGGTACCGGTAAGACCATGTTTGCCTATAGTCTTGCAGCGGAGCTGGGCTTTGATGAACCTCTGAAGTTTGAAACTAAATCTACAAGTGTAGCCAAAGACTTATTCTACTCTTACGATACTTTAAGAAGATTTCATGACTCCCGCTCTAACGATAAAAACGTTGAAAGCGTCAAATACATCTCGTTCAATGCGCTTGGAGAGGCTATTCTCCGAACCAGAGAAAAAGACTATGTTCAGAAATACATTCCAGATTACTCCCAAGACAAAGCGAGCAGATCTGTTGTTTTGATAGATGAGGTGGATAAAGCTTCCAGGGATTTTCCTAATGATATATTAAATGAGTTAGAACATATGTATTTTAAAATTCCTGAATTAGAAAATTGTAAAATTGAGGCAGACCATAAACACCATCCAATAGTAATAATTACAAGCAATACTGAAAAGGATCTGCCCAACGCTTTTTTACGCCGCTGTGTTTATTACAACATTCCTTTTCCAAAATCTGATGTATTATCTGATATAATCTCGCTTCGTTTGGGACATCGAGTTAACACAAAAGACGAATTCTTTAGAATTGCATTGAGTGTTTTTAATAAATTACGTGAAGATCGCAACATTCACAAAAAGCCATCCACAGCAGAGCTCTTGGGTTGGATAGTGGCACTCAGAGAAATTATAGGAAACGGGAAAAACACATCCATAACAAAAGAGATAGTATTGAAAACTATCGGTATTGTTGTTAAAACAGAAAATGATCAGAAAAGGGCGGAGGAGGTTATAAAAGCAGGTTTCGAGCGGAAAGAGTCATGGTTAATACAACAACAGGAGAAATAG
- a CDS encoding caspase family protein, with translation MSRKALVVGISNYKNSAEFRELGSAANDAQVIYELLCGSGFNTVTPLPAAKADSESHFQAKVKKDGEVKANDLISEMKDLFCGESAKSTETALLFFSGHGTSVYDVGYLVVTETNGANKAVPFSTLIDILNDSPVHNKIVFLDCCYSGLIALELHKHQLTGNNIFIIAASNKKAFVDKSGIHGLLSEALIEGLDPVKQQKEEITLSYLQHIIEKKMDGKMQEPIFLGSKSNLVITRAKLNNTYPKPNNTDLKKSVAQTLLPYMPDRDKQEGKIERAIRNIQKSDSKHPLLCVTHGDEQQSHDKFVERLEERLKMSIDLPKGKVKIYVWPVPLQEPFKDYDSFYKVLLNGLSKVIVKQSLKSPEEINEILNCYDMGITYTVFDIDGSPSDKKDDYLKILKYYVEFWGKWPKENLKTLFLSCLLFKYKRQKTSFFSGIFKKNKTDNIENIIETKLTKLCSEFTKECTLADPDFLCLGGCTFSLLPPLTDVTKGEAEDWARSEYVRNDYDVENSRLIIRRIYDEWEAKHKSDKIPMEHLAKLLREKIL, from the coding sequence ATGAGCCGTAAAGCCCTTGTTGTTGGTATAAGCAACTATAAGAATAGTGCAGAGTTTAGAGAATTGGGTTCAGCTGCTAATGATGCACAAGTAATATATGAATTACTTTGTGGTAGTGGCTTTAACACTGTAACACCTTTACCCGCAGCTAAGGCTGATTCAGAAAGTCATTTTCAAGCTAAAGTTAAAAAAGACGGTGAAGTTAAAGCTAATGATCTCATAAGTGAAATGAAAGACTTATTCTGTGGTGAGAGTGCAAAGTCTACTGAAACAGCCTTATTATTTTTTTCAGGCCATGGCACTTCTGTCTATGATGTAGGGTATCTTGTGGTAACAGAAACGAATGGTGCTAATAAAGCTGTGCCATTTTCAACACTAATAGATATCTTAAATGATAGCCCTGTTCATAACAAAATAGTCTTTCTCGATTGTTGTTATAGTGGTTTAATAGCCTTGGAACTTCATAAGCATCAACTAACAGGGAATAATATCTTCATTATAGCAGCGTCAAATAAAAAAGCATTTGTAGATAAATCAGGTATACATGGGCTGTTGAGCGAAGCATTAATAGAGGGACTTGACCCTGTTAAGCAACAAAAAGAAGAGATAACCTTATCTTACCTTCAACATATTATAGAGAAAAAGATGGATGGTAAAATGCAGGAGCCTATTTTCTTAGGTTCAAAATCAAATTTAGTCATTACACGGGCTAAACTAAACAACACATATCCTAAACCAAATAACACTGATTTAAAAAAAAGTGTTGCACAGACACTACTTCCATACATGCCTGATCGCGATAAACAAGAAGGTAAAATAGAAAGAGCAATAAGAAATATTCAAAAATCAGATTCCAAACATCCTCTCTTATGTGTCACCCATGGTGATGAACAACAGTCCCACGATAAGTTTGTAGAGCGTCTGGAGGAGAGACTTAAAATGAGTATTGATTTGCCCAAGGGTAAAGTCAAAATTTATGTTTGGCCAGTTCCTTTACAAGAACCGTTTAAAGACTATGATAGTTTTTATAAAGTGTTGCTAAATGGTTTGAGCAAAGTAATAGTTAAACAAAGTTTGAAATCACCTGAAGAGATAAATGAAATACTGAACTGTTATGATATGGGTATCACTTATACAGTTTTTGATATTGATGGTTCACCGAGTGATAAAAAAGATGACTATCTCAAGATTTTGAAGTATTATGTAGAATTTTGGGGAAAATGGCCAAAAGAGAATCTCAAAACGTTATTTTTATCATGTTTATTATTTAAGTACAAGAGACAAAAGACAAGTTTTTTTAGTGGTATTTTCAAAAAAAATAAAACTGATAACATAGAAAATATAATAGAGACTAAATTAACAAAGCTGTGTTCAGAGTTTACAAAAGAATGTACTCTTGCAGACCCTGATTTCTTGTGTCTTGGAGGCTGTACTTTTAGTTTATTACCACCACTTACTGATGTCACGAAGGGTGAAGCAGAAGATTGGGCACGCAGTGAATATGTGAGGAATGATTATGATGTAGAGAATTCGAGACTGATAATTAGAAGAATCTATGACGAATGGGAAGCTAAACATAAATCTGACAAAATTCCCATGGAGCATCTTGCTAAGTTATTGAGAGAGAAAATACTCTAA